From a region of the Streptomyces venezuelae genome:
- a CDS encoding SchA/CurD-like domain-containing protein, which produces MTTTLSERVSQSAFDGSMLRVVLLMDLHEGTQQQFFEAYEQLRHDIASVPGHISDQLCQSFENPSQWLITSEWESAPQYLAWVNSEHHAEQVKPLGACARAMRPLKFTVLRETGRGYGQGDRPATARLQQTPRLGAGIVRHALTFTVKPGSEKEVASILSSYTSPEARVDDHTRLCRTSLFMHGNRVVRTVEVQGDLMAALRHVSEQPGVRAAEEALNPHLEKDRNLNDPESARMFFMRAALPAVHHIAAPEPESADVQRHALFYPAKPGCGAALAKFLARQDEEAARNPGSPVRSSSIFQRDDIVVRLVDVRGSFDAEPDTTFGVSGPRKAAVLDRLTARAGRRVRTAGHTMNLITDRRAPADS; this is translated from the coding sequence ATGACAACCACCCTGTCCGAACGGGTGTCGCAGTCAGCCTTCGACGGCTCCATGCTCCGGGTCGTCCTGCTGATGGACCTCCACGAGGGGACCCAGCAGCAGTTCTTCGAGGCGTACGAACAGCTCCGCCACGACATCGCGTCGGTTCCGGGCCACATCAGCGACCAGCTGTGCCAGTCCTTCGAGAATCCCTCCCAATGGCTCATCACCAGCGAGTGGGAAAGCGCCCCGCAGTACCTCGCATGGGTCAACAGCGAGCACCACGCCGAACAGGTGAAGCCGCTCGGCGCGTGCGCCCGCGCCATGCGCCCGCTCAAGTTCACCGTCCTGCGCGAGACCGGCCGCGGCTACGGCCAGGGGGACCGCCCGGCCACGGCGCGCCTGCAGCAGACCCCCCGGCTGGGCGCCGGCATCGTGCGCCACGCCCTCACCTTCACGGTCAAGCCGGGCAGTGAGAAGGAGGTCGCGTCCATCCTCTCCAGCTACACCTCGCCGGAGGCCCGGGTCGACGACCACACCCGGCTCTGCCGGACCTCGCTGTTCATGCACGGCAACCGCGTCGTGCGCACGGTGGAGGTCCAGGGCGACCTGATGGCCGCCTTGCGCCACGTCTCCGAGCAGCCCGGAGTCCGGGCGGCGGAAGAGGCACTCAACCCGCACCTGGAGAAGGACCGGAACCTGAACGATCCGGAGTCCGCCCGCATGTTCTTCATGCGCGCCGCGCTCCCGGCGGTCCACCACATCGCCGCACCCGAGCCCGAGTCCGCCGACGTCCAGCGGCACGCGCTCTTCTACCCGGCCAAGCCCGGCTGCGGCGCCGCGCTCGCCAAGTTCCTCGCCCGGCAGGACGAGGAGGCCGCACGCAACCCCGGCAGCCCCGTTCGGAGCAGCAGCATCTTCCAGCGTGACGACATCGTCGTCCGGCTCGTCGACGTCCGCGGCTCCTTCGACGCCGAGCCCGACACCACCTTCGGTGTCTCGGGACCGCGCAAGGCGGCGGTGCTCGACCGGCTGACGGCCCGGGCCGGCAGGCGGGTCCGCACCGCCGGCCACACCATGAACCTGATCACGGACCGCCGGGCACCCGCGGATTCCTGA